Proteins found in one Miscanthus floridulus cultivar M001 chromosome 4, ASM1932011v1, whole genome shotgun sequence genomic segment:
- the LOC136550262 gene encoding uncharacterized protein At5g01610-like — MAKLPRLRCLIPVLAFVCVLLLHAAPRPALSSRAAPRDGVSFAGAGSTIHQLLKDHGLPGGLLPRGVESYTLDESTGLLEARLSAPCYATYDNGDLAYFDNVVRGNLSRGALRGVEGLSQEELFVWLPVKGILVQDQEPGVILFDIGLAHKSLSRSLFEDPPDCKPSAAAGMSAAAAARWKDRRGVTGLRLRQEVAADSDQQQEQR; from the exons ATGGCAAAGCTCCCGCGTCTACGCTGCCTGATTCCCGTGCTCGCGTTCGTGTGCGTCCTTCTTCTGCACGCCGCGCCGCGGCCCGCACTGTCCTCCCGCGCCGCGCCGAGGGACGGTGTCTCCTTCGCCGGCGCAGGCAGCACTATACATCAACTACTCAAAGATCACGGCCTTCCCGGAGGACTGCTCCCGCGCGGCGTGGAGTCGTACACCCTGGACGAATCGACCGGTCTGCTGGAGGCGCGGCTGTCGGCGCCGTGCTACGCCACGTACGACAACGGCGACCTGGCATACTTCGACAACGTGGTCCGCGGCAACCTCAGCAGGGGCGCGCTCCGCGGCGTGGAGGGCCTCTCCCAGGAGGAGCTCTTCGTCTGGCTCCCCGTCAAGGGCATCCTCGTCCAGGACCAGGAACCCGGGGTCATCCTGTTCGACATCGGGTTGGCCCACAAGAGCCTCTCGAGGTCGCTCTTCGAGGACCCACCGGACTGCAAGCCGTCGGCAGCCGCCGGgatgagcgccgccgccgccgccaggtgGAAGGACAGGCGAG GTGTTACTGGTCTGAGGTTGAGGCAAGAGGTAGCAGCAGACAGCGACCAGCAACAGGAGCAGAGGTGA
- the LOC136552488 gene encoding probable proteasome inhibitor isoform X2 codes for MVTDAAAMAVVRAARPALRGAHDGVAFAAHAAFLAAGYSLCAVGPAALADPSPLGDEEVGIDGWNSMENCYAFLYSKEEKGKKKRVLVKCLVIGEVLAIDVLDLEAQDKGPYNIQINVKDFFVEEQPKNYGDMYKNFANLIDIVNSNVLWKLDGDDVGAEAAKSAAAAKNSDAERSSSMQSLIYPPIAPLGSDDLYPGPGAGFYPHSGIGSGGSMLIGPNDPRFFPSSNPFNAPFGGPGSVPPGGRYDPIGPPGVPGFEPSSFVRRPRRPPGGSTHPDLEFFQQGPDF; via the exons ATGGTGACCGACGCCGCGGCGATGGCCGTCGTGAGGGCGGCGCGCCCGGCCCTCCGCGGCGCCCACGACGGCGTCGCATTCGCCGCCCACGCTGCCTTCCTCGCCGCTGGGTACTCGCTCTGCGCCGTCGGCCCTGCCGCGCTAGCCGACCCCTCGCCCTTAG GTGATGAGGAGGTGGGGATTGATGGTTGGAACAGCATGGAGAACTGTTATGCCTTTTTGTatagcaaggaggagaagggcaAGAAGAAAAGGGTACTAGTGAAATGTCTTGTGATCGGTGAAGTACTTGCAATTGATGTCTTGGATCTTGAGGCACAAGATAAGGGCCCATATAATATCCAGATTAA TGTGAAAGATTTCTTTGTCGAAGAGCAGCCAAAGAATTATGGGGATATGTACAAGAATTTTGCAAACCTCATTGACATTGTGAACTCAAATGTGTTGTGGAAATTGGATGGAGACGATGTTGGTGCTGAGGCTGCTAAGAGCGCTGCTGCTGCCAAGAACTCTGATGCTGAGAGAAGTTCATCAATGCAGAG CCTAATTTATCCTCCAATAGCACCACTTGGTTCTGATGATCTCTACCCTGGACCTGGTGCAGGCTTCTACCCTCACAG TGGTATTGGGAGCGGTGGCAGCATGCTCATTG GTCCTAACGATCCACGCTTCTTTCCTTCTAGTAATCCCTTCAATGCCCCATTTGGTGGCCCTGG GAGTGTTCCACCAGGTGGTCGCTATGATCCAATTGGCCCACCTGGTGTTCCAGGGTTTGAGCCATCTAGTTTTGTTAG GCGTCCAAGGCGGCCTCCAGGCGGGAGCACCCACCCAGACCTCGAGTTCTTCCAGCAAGGCCCAGACTTCTGA
- the LOC136552488 gene encoding probable proteasome inhibitor isoform X1: MVTDAAAMAVVRAARPALRGAHDGVAFAAHAAFLAAGYSLCAVGPAALADPSPLGDEEVGIDGWNSMENCYAFLYSKEEKGKKKRVLVKCLVIGEVLAIDVLDLEAQDKGPYNIQINVKDFFVEEQPKNYGDMYKNFANLIDIVNSNVLWKLDGDDVGAEAAKSAAAAKNSDAERSSSMQSSEDPGSRTADPSGLIYPPIAPLGSDDLYPGPGAGFYPHSGIGSGGSMLIGPNDPRFFPSSNPFNAPFGGPGSVPPGGRYDPIGPPGVPGFEPSSFVRRPRRPPGGSTHPDLEFFQQGPDF, from the exons ATGGTGACCGACGCCGCGGCGATGGCCGTCGTGAGGGCGGCGCGCCCGGCCCTCCGCGGCGCCCACGACGGCGTCGCATTCGCCGCCCACGCTGCCTTCCTCGCCGCTGGGTACTCGCTCTGCGCCGTCGGCCCTGCCGCGCTAGCCGACCCCTCGCCCTTAG GTGATGAGGAGGTGGGGATTGATGGTTGGAACAGCATGGAGAACTGTTATGCCTTTTTGTatagcaaggaggagaagggcaAGAAGAAAAGGGTACTAGTGAAATGTCTTGTGATCGGTGAAGTACTTGCAATTGATGTCTTGGATCTTGAGGCACAAGATAAGGGCCCATATAATATCCAGATTAA TGTGAAAGATTTCTTTGTCGAAGAGCAGCCAAAGAATTATGGGGATATGTACAAGAATTTTGCAAACCTCATTGACATTGTGAACTCAAATGTGTTGTGGAAATTGGATGGAGACGATGTTGGTGCTGAGGCTGCTAAGAGCGCTGCTGCTGCCAAGAACTCTGATGCTGAGAGAAGTTCATCAATGCAGAG CTCTGAAGATCCAGGTTCTAGAACTGCTGACCCTTCCGG CCTAATTTATCCTCCAATAGCACCACTTGGTTCTGATGATCTCTACCCTGGACCTGGTGCAGGCTTCTACCCTCACAG TGGTATTGGGAGCGGTGGCAGCATGCTCATTG GTCCTAACGATCCACGCTTCTTTCCTTCTAGTAATCCCTTCAATGCCCCATTTGGTGGCCCTGG GAGTGTTCCACCAGGTGGTCGCTATGATCCAATTGGCCCACCTGGTGTTCCAGGGTTTGAGCCATCTAGTTTTGTTAG GCGTCCAAGGCGGCCTCCAGGCGGGAGCACCCACCCAGACCTCGAGTTCTTCCAGCAAGGCCCAGACTTCTGA
- the LOC136552489 gene encoding uncharacterized protein → MPRFFLFCLASSQLAATAVMARPFATVLLLDGGRAMSSVAVAEAPYSAPAVALHAHSLLEESRFAGSPLSSHHAGHRPFDWTFAGGKIIVAGLAVAIVVAIFCYIRITRKKNVVEPKV, encoded by the coding sequence ATGCCTCGGTTCTTCCTCTTCTGCTTGGCGTCCAGCCAGCTGGCCGCGACCGCCGTCATGGCGCGCCCGTTCGCCACCGTCCTCCTGCTGGACGGCGGCAGGGCGATGAGCAGCGTAGCCGTAGCAGAGGCTCCTTATTCCGCTCCTGCTGTCGCCCTGCACGCGCACTCCCTGCTGGAGGAGTCCAGATTCGCCGGATCGCCGCTGAGTTCGCACCACGCGGGCCACAGACCCTTCGACTGGACGTTCGCCGGCGGCAAGATCATAGTGGCGGGCCTCGCCGTGGCCATCGTCGTCGCCATCTTCTGCTACATCCGCATCACGAGGAAGAAGAACGTCGTGGAGCCAAAAGTCTGA